From Paenibacillus polymyxa, the proteins below share one genomic window:
- the flhF gene encoding flagellar biosynthesis protein FlhF, with protein sequence MRVKRYLVDTMPEAMLQIRGDLGTDAVILSTKEVKVGGFMGMFSKKKIEVVAAVEEQQPQKPRRTERSSHQLARAASPLMNTPEKLEKPSVPVVPRQAAPEAYRRVSQQITGSSKEEQAELTVNTEQVASATEHLSPRSANNLETLSQAFDQEVLLSNLKSSSELHKRPIEASVPDKSGAEENQALLNELREMKAMMTRFSRNSSMESTWPEALQEICEHVLEQEVARDLLEYWIEQVHVRRSEHPFAPETFDWEQAFREEVTSFIQTRLDKGISQDTKIVYVAGPTGVGKTTTIAKLAAEQLFKHHRKVGFITSDTYRISAVEQLRTYATILNVPLEVVQSPGDVQRAIQRLEHCDLILMDTAGRNYRNELLVSELQSLLSPINESETYLVLSLTSKSRDMLNITGHFSKFGLGKVVFTKMDETGSCGGMFNLLHQFPMQLAYITNGQNVPDDLLHPDAEMVTNMLLGAKVSSGVNGDSI encoded by the coding sequence ATGAGAGTGAAACGATATCTAGTGGATACCATGCCAGAAGCCATGCTGCAAATCAGGGGTGACTTAGGAACAGATGCCGTCATTTTAAGTACCAAGGAAGTGAAGGTCGGCGGTTTTATGGGGATGTTCAGTAAAAAGAAAATTGAAGTGGTTGCTGCAGTTGAGGAGCAGCAACCTCAAAAGCCTCGGCGGACTGAACGCTCGTCACACCAGCTTGCCCGGGCTGCTTCGCCTCTAATGAACACCCCTGAGAAGCTGGAAAAACCATCAGTACCTGTAGTCCCCAGACAAGCAGCTCCAGAAGCTTATCGACGGGTTTCACAACAGATAACCGGTAGTTCCAAAGAAGAACAAGCTGAATTAACGGTTAATACAGAACAAGTTGCATCAGCAACGGAGCATTTGTCGCCAAGGTCTGCTAATAACCTGGAGACTCTATCTCAGGCATTTGATCAAGAAGTATTGCTTTCGAACCTGAAATCATCCAGTGAGCTGCATAAACGGCCAATCGAAGCAAGTGTTCCAGACAAGAGTGGAGCTGAGGAAAATCAGGCATTGCTTAATGAATTGCGGGAAATGAAAGCGATGATGACTCGGTTCTCCAGAAACTCTTCAATGGAAAGTACTTGGCCTGAGGCGCTACAAGAGATTTGTGAGCATGTGTTGGAACAGGAAGTGGCACGTGATTTACTGGAATATTGGATCGAACAGGTACATGTGCGTCGAAGTGAGCATCCTTTTGCGCCTGAAACTTTTGATTGGGAACAAGCCTTTCGTGAGGAAGTGACCAGTTTTATACAGACAAGACTGGATAAAGGGATCTCCCAAGATACCAAAATTGTGTATGTTGCAGGACCTACCGGAGTAGGAAAAACGACAACCATTGCAAAGTTGGCAGCGGAACAGTTGTTCAAACATCATCGCAAAGTTGGATTTATTACTTCTGACACGTACCGGATTTCAGCCGTCGAGCAACTGCGTACATACGCTACGATTTTGAATGTACCGCTTGAAGTTGTGCAATCTCCCGGTGACGTCCAAAGGGCTATTCAACGTCTGGAGCATTGTGACTTGATCCTCATGGATACTGCAGGGCGAAATTATCGTAATGAACTGCTTGTATCAGAACTGCAAAGTCTGCTTTCGCCTATTAATGAAAGTGAGACGTATCTGGTACTCAGCCTGACATCCAAAAGCAGGGATATGCTCAATATAACTGGACATTTCAGTAAGTTTGGTCTTGGGAAGGTTGTATTTACCAAGATGGATGAGACGGGCAGTTGTGGCGGAATGTTCAATCTTTTGCACCAGTTTCCGATGCAGTTGGCCTATATTACGAATGGACAAAATGTTCCTGACGACCTGCTTCATCCCGATGCAGAAATGGTGACAAATATGCTGCTTGGAGCCAAAGTATCGTCAGGAGTTAACGGAGATTCCATATGA
- the flhA gene encoding flagellar biosynthesis protein FlhA, with the protein MKIKEITVLAGVIGIVLMMILPIPSWLLDILLVINISIALMILLVSMNTKEALQFSIFPSLLLITTLFRLALNISTTKLILGEGHAGEVVATFGSWIAGGQIAVGFVVFLILVVVQFIVITKGSERVAEVGARFTLDAMPGKQMSIDADLNAGLINEQQARERRSKIEREADFYGVMDGASKFVKGDAIASIIILIINLVGGFIIGMAVQGKGFQEALSTYSVLTIGDGLVSQIPALLISTASGLIVTRATSDGNLAEDLTGQLFSYPKLIYIVAATIALLGLFTPIHIITTLPLAILLFFAARRMQGNMERKQIADEQLEEEQQIEEVRSPESVINLLQVDPIEFEFGYGLIPLADTQQGGDLLDRIIMIRRQCALELGLVVPVIRIRDNIQLKPNEYVIKIKGNTVGGGELLLNHYLAMSPGYDDDSITGIETTEPAFGLPALWIDENTKDVAELSGYTVVDPPSVVATHLTETIKKHAHELLGRQETRSLVDNLKENYPVLVDDLIPSVLAIGDVQKVLAKLLKEKISIRDMVTIFETLADYGTYTKDPDVLTEYVRQALSRQITQQFAQQGETLRVITVGPGLEKKIAESVQQSEQGSYLALDPVSTQTVYQRMMEQINRLIQSGQQPIVLTSPTIRMYLRQVMERTMQDVPVLSYSELEPNVEIQSVGVVNL; encoded by the coding sequence GTGAAAATAAAAGAAATAACCGTCCTTGCAGGCGTCATCGGTATCGTTCTTATGATGATTCTCCCGATCCCTTCATGGCTGCTGGATATTCTGCTCGTCATTAATATTTCTATTGCTTTGATGATTCTACTTGTTTCAATGAACACGAAGGAAGCTTTACAGTTCTCTATCTTTCCTTCATTGCTGCTCATTACAACGTTGTTTCGTTTGGCGCTCAACATTTCTACGACCAAACTTATTTTAGGTGAGGGTCATGCCGGCGAAGTAGTTGCTACGTTTGGTAGCTGGATTGCAGGTGGCCAAATTGCCGTCGGCTTTGTTGTCTTCCTCATTCTTGTGGTCGTACAGTTCATTGTTATTACCAAAGGATCGGAGCGGGTAGCAGAGGTGGGCGCCCGGTTTACATTGGATGCGATGCCAGGTAAACAAATGAGTATTGATGCTGATTTGAATGCAGGTCTAATTAATGAGCAGCAAGCCCGTGAACGACGCAGTAAAATCGAACGGGAAGCGGATTTTTACGGAGTTATGGATGGTGCGAGTAAATTCGTTAAAGGCGATGCGATCGCCAGTATTATCATTTTGATCATTAACCTGGTGGGCGGCTTTATTATCGGTATGGCCGTTCAGGGAAAAGGATTTCAAGAAGCGCTGTCAACGTATTCTGTTCTCACGATCGGTGATGGATTGGTCAGCCAGATTCCCGCGCTGCTCATATCCACGGCTTCAGGCTTGATTGTTACGCGGGCTACGTCGGATGGCAACTTGGCAGAAGATTTAACCGGACAGCTCTTTTCATATCCAAAATTGATCTACATAGTGGCTGCCACCATTGCATTATTGGGCCTTTTCACACCTATTCATATTATTACAACTCTTCCACTTGCGATTCTATTGTTTTTTGCAGCCCGAAGAATGCAGGGCAATATGGAACGCAAGCAAATTGCTGATGAACAGCTGGAGGAGGAGCAACAAATCGAAGAGGTGCGTAGTCCGGAAAGTGTCATTAATTTGCTTCAAGTAGATCCGATTGAATTTGAGTTTGGGTACGGGTTGATTCCGTTGGCGGATACACAGCAAGGCGGTGATCTACTGGATCGGATTATTATGATTCGCCGTCAATGCGCCTTGGAGCTGGGGTTGGTTGTGCCGGTTATTCGTATTCGGGATAACATTCAGCTCAAGCCTAACGAATATGTAATTAAAATTAAAGGCAATACGGTAGGCGGTGGAGAACTGTTGTTGAATCATTATCTGGCTATGAGTCCGGGATACGACGACGACTCCATTACAGGGATTGAAACGACAGAACCGGCCTTCGGACTGCCTGCGCTCTGGATTGACGAGAACACGAAGGATGTTGCTGAACTGTCAGGTTATACGGTGGTTGATCCACCTTCAGTTGTAGCTACTCATCTAACAGAAACGATCAAGAAACATGCCCATGAGTTGCTTGGCAGACAGGAAACACGTTCGTTGGTTGACAATCTCAAGGAGAATTATCCAGTGCTGGTGGACGATCTTATTCCTTCTGTGCTTGCGATTGGGGACGTACAAAAAGTGCTGGCCAAGCTGTTGAAAGAAAAAATCTCTATTCGCGATATGGTGACTATATTCGAGACGCTGGCTGACTATGGTACTTATACAAAAGATCCAGACGTGCTGACTGAATATGTTCGTCAAGCGTTATCACGTCAGATTACGCAGCAATTTGCACAGCAAGGAGAAACGTTGCGTGTTATTACCGTGGGACCAGGATTGGAGAAGAAAATTGCTGAGAGCGTGCAGCAGTCGGAGCAAGGTAGCTATTTGGCTCTTGATCCGGTGTCAACGCAAACGGTGTATCAAAGGATGATGGAGCAAATCAACCGTCTTATTCAATCGGGACAGCAGCCTATTGTGTTAACGTCACCGACAATACGTATGTATTTGCGGCAAGTGATGGAGCGGACGATGCAAGATGTCCCGGTGCTGTCGTACAGTGAGCTGGAGCCGAACGTTGAAATTCAAAGTGTCGGGGTGGTGAACTTATGA
- the flhB gene encoding flagellar biosynthesis protein FlhB, producing the protein MSGLEERSLSFKYAMNLQLFSGEKTEKATPKKKQDARQKGQVAKSMELPAAGVLLVTFFCLMIFGGYFKDHAVRLFRDIFVNRLSMEVTPNTTLLMMGEYGVQILIMLAPIFVGAIVIGIAANYMQIGFLLTGEGITPKFSKIDPIKGFKNIFSMRSLVEFLKSVLKMTVIGYLVYSVLWKTKADLPKLAEMSGDQMLSFTASLTMELGLKIGVVLFILAILDYMYQRYEHEKNLKMSKQDIKDEYKKMEGDPLIKGKIRERQRRMAMQRMMQEVPNADVIITNPTHFAVALKYDGSEMEAPQIIAKGQDYVALRIKEIAKQNGVITMENKPLARALFQRAEIGDAIPADLFQAVAEVLAYVYKLKGKVK; encoded by the coding sequence ATGTCTGGTCTGGAGGAACGTAGTTTGTCATTTAAATATGCTATGAACCTGCAGTTGTTCTCAGGGGAAAAAACGGAAAAAGCTACACCCAAGAAGAAACAGGATGCAAGACAAAAAGGGCAGGTTGCCAAGAGCATGGAGTTGCCCGCTGCTGGTGTCCTGCTAGTTACGTTTTTTTGCCTCATGATTTTCGGCGGGTATTTTAAGGATCATGCGGTCCGCTTGTTTCGGGATATTTTTGTGAATCGGCTGTCTATGGAAGTAACACCGAATACAACGCTACTGATGATGGGTGAGTATGGTGTGCAAATCTTGATTATGCTGGCTCCTATTTTTGTGGGTGCCATTGTCATCGGGATCGCAGCGAATTACATGCAGATCGGTTTTTTATTAACCGGAGAGGGCATTACACCCAAGTTTAGCAAGATTGACCCGATTAAAGGATTCAAAAATATTTTTTCCATGAGGTCATTAGTTGAATTCCTGAAATCTGTTTTAAAAATGACCGTAATTGGTTATCTGGTGTACAGCGTACTTTGGAAAACAAAGGCTGACCTACCCAAACTGGCTGAGATGTCCGGCGACCAGATGTTGAGTTTTACCGCTTCATTAACAATGGAACTGGGACTCAAAATTGGTGTGGTGCTGTTCATTTTAGCAATATTGGATTATATGTATCAACGTTATGAGCATGAGAAAAATCTGAAAATGTCCAAACAGGACATCAAAGATGAGTACAAGAAAATGGAGGGTGACCCGCTGATCAAAGGGAAAATTCGCGAGCGGCAGCGCCGTATGGCTATGCAGCGCATGATGCAGGAGGTTCCTAATGCAGATGTCATCATCACCAACCCTACGCACTTTGCTGTGGCTTTGAAATATGACGGTTCGGAGATGGAGGCGCCGCAGATTATTGCGAAAGGACAAGATTATGTCGCGCTCCGAATTAAGGAAATTGCCAAGCAAAACGGCGTTATAACGATGGAAAACAAGCCGCTGGCGCGGGCGCTGTTTCAAAGAGCCGAAATCGGGGATGCGATACCAGCTGATCTTTTTCAGGCCGTTGCTGAAGTGCTGGCGTATGTATATAAATTAAAAGGTAAAGTGAAATAA
- the fliR gene encoding flagellar biosynthetic protein FliR, translating to MNILLQSFPVFLLIFCRITSFFVVAPIFSTRGVPNIFKVGISGFLALVVYLTYGTHQQVPTDVAYVLLVGREVLIGLLLGFTAYLFMTAIQTAGSFIDLQVGFGMASVFDPMTGASTPLTGNFKFAIAVLFFLSINGHHHLLNAILYSYDWVPLTNDFFIKLYGGSVTEFLVRSFAESFMLAFQIAAPIVVATFLTDVGLGFLAKTAPQFNIFVIGVPLKIIVGLFMLLLLMPGFAFIFERLFSVMFESMRNLLDVMGNRP from the coding sequence ATGAACATATTGTTGCAGAGTTTTCCTGTTTTTTTGCTGATTTTTTGTCGGATTACCTCGTTTTTTGTAGTAGCGCCTATTTTTTCAACCCGAGGGGTACCTAATATCTTTAAGGTCGGAATTTCAGGATTTCTAGCTTTGGTCGTGTATCTTACATATGGTACGCATCAACAGGTGCCGACCGATGTAGCATATGTGCTGTTAGTAGGGCGTGAGGTGCTGATTGGGTTGTTGCTGGGATTTACTGCATATTTGTTCATGACAGCGATCCAAACCGCAGGTTCATTTATAGACCTACAGGTGGGATTCGGAATGGCCAGTGTATTTGATCCCATGACAGGGGCTTCAACGCCTCTTACGGGTAATTTCAAGTTCGCCATAGCTGTATTGTTCTTTTTGAGCATAAACGGGCACCATCATCTGCTAAACGCTATTTTATACAGTTATGATTGGGTACCGCTGACAAATGATTTTTTTATAAAGCTGTATGGTGGCAGTGTAACTGAATTCCTGGTACGTTCTTTTGCGGAATCGTTTATGCTGGCCTTTCAAATTGCTGCTCCCATTGTAGTAGCTACCTTTTTAACGGATGTGGGACTCGGTTTTTTAGCTAAAACAGCACCGCAATTTAATATTTTTGTCATTGGCGTGCCGCTAAAAATAATTGTGGGATTGTTCATGTTACTGCTTCTTATGCCAGGTTTTGCTTTTATATTCGAAAGATTGTTTTCTGTGATGTTCGAATCCATGCGCAACTTGTTGGATGTTATGGGTAATCGTCCTTAA
- the fliQ gene encoding flagellar biosynthesis protein FliQ, protein MTSEFIISLAGQAVYIVLKVSAPMLILGLVVGLIISIFQATTQIQEQTLAFVPKIVAVLLALLLFGPWILTTLVDFTYNILDNLYKYIG, encoded by the coding sequence ATGACTTCGGAGTTTATTATTTCCCTGGCTGGGCAAGCGGTGTACATTGTACTCAAGGTGAGTGCTCCGATGCTGATTTTGGGGCTAGTCGTGGGTTTGATCATCAGTATTTTTCAAGCGACAACTCAAATTCAGGAGCAGACACTGGCCTTTGTTCCGAAGATTGTCGCCGTATTGCTGGCATTGCTTTTGTTCGGGCCCTGGATATTGACCACATTAGTGGACTTTACGTATAACATTCTGGACAATCTGTACAAATATATAGGTTAG
- the fliP gene encoding flagellar type III secretion system pore protein FliP (The bacterial flagellar biogenesis protein FliP forms a type III secretion system (T3SS)-type pore required for flagellar assembly.): MRKKIILACLLLVLFSFISVTAASAEPIPNIDIQVGNSDKGQPGATSLSIILLITVISVAPALLVLMTSFTRIVIVLGFVRTSLGTQQMPPNQVLVGLALFLTLFIMAPTFSAMNETALQPYLKGDITQSQALDKASVPIKTFMFSHTREKDLLLFMKYTKMEKPKNYQDIPLTVMVPAYAISELKTAFQMGFMIFIPFLVIDIVVSSTLMAMGMMMLPPVMISLPFKILLFVLVDGWYLVVKSLLLSFNT, encoded by the coding sequence ATGAGAAAAAAGATTATACTAGCATGTTTGCTACTTGTCTTATTCAGCTTCATTTCGGTGACGGCGGCCTCTGCGGAACCGATTCCGAACATTGATATTCAAGTCGGCAATTCGGACAAAGGACAGCCCGGTGCCACCTCGCTGTCTATTATTTTACTTATTACTGTCATTAGTGTAGCGCCCGCGTTGCTTGTACTTATGACAAGTTTTACGCGTATCGTGATTGTACTTGGCTTTGTGCGAACTTCACTGGGAACTCAGCAGATGCCGCCCAATCAGGTGCTTGTTGGACTGGCCTTGTTTCTCACCTTATTTATTATGGCACCGACCTTCTCCGCTATGAACGAAACTGCGCTTCAGCCGTATCTCAAGGGGGATATAACACAGTCTCAGGCACTGGATAAGGCATCGGTACCCATTAAGACCTTTATGTTCTCTCATACACGTGAGAAGGATCTACTGCTCTTTATGAAATACACCAAGATGGAAAAACCAAAGAATTATCAAGATATTCCACTAACGGTGATGGTTCCGGCTTATGCAATCAGTGAGTTGAAAACGGCATTTCAGATGGGCTTTATGATTTTCATACCCTTTTTAGTTATAGATATTGTAGTGTCCAGTACACTCATGGCTATGGGGATGATGATGCTACCACCAGTAATGATCTCGCTTCCTTTTAAAATACTGCTCTTCGTACTTGTAGATGGTTGGTATTTGGTCGTCAAATCATTACTTCTGAGTTTTAATACATGA
- a CDS encoding flagellar biosynthetic protein FliO produces MDTQQGASDALSTSSNIGNIAWVLFVLIFIIVLIVYLIRFLSKRNQSWFSNRSVRILGGVGLGPNKSLQLVEVGSSVYLIGVGEDIRLVDKVSDPEEVEQILAALEQEASLQRGPIAPLFAKIADKLRRNNAAQQQQSEEETSFHEMFESKLRQMPNRKDKLEKLRNEENTTDRSGDS; encoded by the coding sequence ATGGATACACAACAGGGTGCCTCTGACGCTTTGAGTACATCCAGCAATATAGGAAACATTGCTTGGGTCCTTTTCGTGCTAATCTTTATCATCGTACTGATCGTGTACTTGATACGGTTTTTGAGTAAAAGAAATCAGAGCTGGTTCAGCAACCGCTCCGTTCGCATACTGGGAGGCGTGGGGCTTGGCCCCAATAAATCCCTTCAGCTTGTTGAAGTTGGTAGCAGTGTGTACCTCATTGGTGTGGGAGAAGATATCCGGCTTGTTGACAAAGTATCCGATCCTGAAGAAGTGGAGCAAATTTTGGCCGCACTGGAGCAGGAAGCTTCTCTGCAGCGCGGCCCGATTGCCCCGCTATTCGCTAAAATTGCGGATAAGCTTCGCCGGAACAACGCGGCACAGCAGCAGCAGTCTGAAGAGGAGACGTCTTTTCATGAGATGTTTGAATCCAAGCTCCGGCAGATGCCGAATCGCAAGGATAAACTTGAAAAGCTGCGCAATGAGGAGAATACTACAGATCGGTCGGGAGATTCATGA
- a CDS encoding response regulator, producing the protein MANRILIVDDAAFMRMMIRDILSKNGFEVVGEAQDGSQAIEKFKELRPDLITMDITMPEMDGIAALKEIKQIDPNAKVIMCSAMGQQAMVIDAIQAGAKDFIVKPFQSDRVIEAINKTLGV; encoded by the coding sequence ATGGCAAACCGTATTTTGATCGTGGACGATGCTGCATTTATGAGAATGATGATTCGGGACATCCTGTCCAAAAATGGATTTGAAGTAGTAGGAGAGGCCCAGGATGGATCACAGGCCATTGAAAAATTCAAGGAGCTTCGTCCGGACCTGATTACGATGGATATCACGATGCCTGAGATGGACGGCATTGCCGCTCTGAAGGAAATCAAACAAATTGACCCGAATGCAAAGGTTATCATGTGTTCCGCGATGGGGCAGCAAGCTATGGTAATTGATGCCATTCAAGCTGGTGCAAAAGATTTTATCGTTAAGCCATTCCAATCGGATCGGGTTATCGAAGCCATCAACAAAACACTGGGTGTGTAA
- the fliY gene encoding flagellar motor switch phosphatase FliY yields MTSKDYLSQEEIDALLKQSEAGTDSTPAGKTVDDFLTSLEQDALGEIGNITFGSAATALSTLLGQKVDITTPKVSIITRSEFETAFPKPHVAVHVNYVDGFEGINSLVIKKRDAQVIADLMLGGGGNPADEELNEIHISAVQEAMNQMMGSSATSMSTMFNRFVNISPPGIDILDPLHGDGVSSLPDEETLITVSFRLLIGDLIDSTLMQLLPVNFAKKMVSILMNGGEDDEQPQASVQQAAATAAPEAPTQASTPQPPSPAYQQPPAAAQVPQDVGYGQQPPMYPQDPGYGQQGAPGYGTPGYGMPAGVPPQVPYGTPHHYGAVPPGRNVNVQPVQFSNLQSGGFPQVDENNLNLLMDIPLRVTVELGRTQKQIKDILELSQGSIIELDKLAGEPVDIMVNNKLIAKGEVVVIDENFGVRVTDIVSQWDRIQKLQ; encoded by the coding sequence TTGACGAGTAAAGACTATTTGTCCCAGGAGGAAATTGATGCCTTGCTGAAACAGTCTGAAGCGGGGACGGATTCTACTCCCGCAGGCAAGACCGTTGACGATTTTCTGACTTCCCTGGAGCAAGATGCTCTCGGGGAAATCGGTAATATAACGTTCGGCAGCGCAGCTACGGCTCTTTCCACACTGCTCGGTCAAAAGGTGGATATTACGACACCTAAAGTTTCAATTATTACACGTTCTGAATTTGAAACTGCATTTCCAAAGCCGCACGTAGCCGTACATGTAAATTATGTCGATGGATTTGAAGGCATTAACTCGCTCGTAATTAAAAAGCGTGATGCGCAGGTTATAGCGGATTTAATGCTTGGTGGTGGAGGAAATCCGGCAGATGAAGAATTGAATGAAATTCACATCAGTGCTGTGCAGGAAGCGATGAACCAGATGATGGGATCGTCTGCGACCTCTATGTCTACCATGTTTAATCGTTTTGTTAATATCTCTCCACCAGGGATTGATATTTTGGATCCTCTGCACGGTGATGGAGTATCCAGCCTGCCAGATGAAGAGACGTTGATTACAGTATCCTTCCGGTTATTGATTGGAGATCTGATTGACTCTACGCTGATGCAACTGTTACCTGTTAATTTCGCCAAGAAGATGGTGAGCATCTTAATGAATGGCGGAGAGGATGACGAGCAACCGCAAGCATCCGTACAGCAGGCAGCTGCAACAGCTGCTCCCGAAGCGCCGACACAAGCTAGTACTCCGCAGCCGCCGTCACCAGCCTACCAACAGCCGCCTGCAGCCGCGCAGGTGCCGCAAGATGTAGGCTATGGGCAACAACCGCCGATGTATCCGCAAGACCCGGGATATGGGCAGCAGGGCGCTCCAGGGTATGGAACGCCGGGTTATGGAATGCCAGCAGGTGTACCGCCGCAAGTGCCTTATGGAACGCCTCATCATTACGGGGCCGTACCGCCAGGGCGCAATGTAAATGTGCAGCCTGTACAATTTTCTAACTTGCAGTCCGGTGGATTTCCGCAAGTGGATGAAAACAATTTAAATTTATTGATGGACATTCCCCTTAGAGTCACCGTAGAATTAGGAAGGACCCAAAAGCAAATTAAAGATATTCTGGAGCTCTCACAAGGTTCAATTATTGAACTGGACAAGCTTGCCGGGGAGCCGGTGGACATTATGGTTAACAACAAACTGATTGCCAAGGGCGAGGTTGTCGTAATCGACGAGAACTTTGGCGTGCGTGTAACGGATATTGTAAGCCAATGGGACCGAATTCAAAAATTACAATAA
- the fliM gene encoding flagellar motor switch protein FliM, producing the protein MVDVLSQGEIDALLAALSSGEMDAEELKKEETQKKVRAYDFKRALRFSKDHIRSLTRIHENFARYLTTYFSAQLRTFVQINVVQVEQLPYDEFIRSIPKMTILNIFEAEPLEGRMVLEVHPNVAYAMLDRLLGGTGSAPTKVTALTEIETTIMERIFSRTFDSLQEAWKTVLDIEPRLEAMETNPQFMQIVSPNETIALISLSTKIGDTTGMINLCIPHVVLEPIMARLSTHQWFTSEKKSRAPEEIDALRLRVTKAELPIIAELGESRINVAEFLGLSVGDVISLNKPVKEGLSIRVGERLKFMGSPGMVRDRVAVQIDEIVNEGVEEIDE; encoded by the coding sequence TTGGTGGATGTACTGTCACAAGGGGAAATTGATGCCCTTTTAGCAGCTCTCTCGTCCGGTGAAATGGATGCGGAAGAACTCAAAAAGGAAGAAACCCAAAAGAAAGTTCGCGCTTATGATTTCAAGAGAGCGCTTAGGTTTTCCAAGGACCACATACGAAGTCTGACGCGGATACACGAGAACTTTGCACGGTATCTGACCACTTATTTTTCAGCACAGCTTCGTACTTTTGTCCAGATTAATGTCGTTCAGGTGGAGCAGCTTCCATATGATGAATTCATTCGCTCCATTCCGAAAATGACCATTCTAAACATTTTTGAAGCTGAACCACTGGAAGGCCGAATGGTGCTTGAGGTTCACCCGAACGTAGCTTATGCCATGCTGGACAGGCTTCTCGGAGGAACAGGTTCGGCACCAACTAAGGTTACCGCATTGACCGAAATCGAGACGACGATCATGGAGCGAATTTTCAGCCGTACCTTTGATAGCCTGCAAGAGGCTTGGAAAACGGTACTGGACATTGAACCACGTCTAGAGGCTATGGAAACAAATCCGCAGTTCATGCAGATTGTTTCGCCGAATGAGACGATTGCTCTGATTTCGCTTAGCACCAAAATTGGTGATACCACAGGGATGATTAACCTCTGTATCCCGCACGTGGTATTGGAACCTATTATGGCCAGACTGTCCACGCACCAGTGGTTTACATCCGAAAAGAAATCAAGGGCGCCTGAAGAGATAGACGCCTTGAGATTACGGGTCACCAAAGCAGAGCTTCCTATTATTGCGGAGTTGGGTGAATCCCGGATAAATGTAGCTGAGTTTTTAGGCCTTTCGGTAGGGGATGTCATTTCATTGAACAAGCCAGTCAAAGAAGGACTATCCATCCGGGTAGGCGAGAGATTGAAGTTTATGGGAAGTCCCGGCATGGTAAGAGATCGTGTTGCCGTACAAATTGATGAAATTGTCAACGAAGGAGTTGAAGAAATTGACGAGTAA
- a CDS encoding flagellar basal body-associated FliL family protein has translation MKKMLPWLITILLAITLIAGAAFVLIPALSGKKSEVIPNAQAAQAEQLPRLSADELVEVSSEITGIKTNLADADYIVQMNLAFQLNDAKAKEAFEKIKDISIKPIVIQLLADTKPDELRTAKGRDQFSDKLTDLINKSLPEGHLGNAKITDFLLAAI, from the coding sequence ATGAAGAAGATGCTGCCATGGCTCATTACAATTTTACTCGCGATTACTTTGATTGCAGGCGCGGCCTTTGTACTTATACCAGCGCTTAGCGGGAAGAAGTCGGAAGTCATACCGAATGCGCAAGCCGCTCAAGCAGAACAACTTCCAAGATTGTCAGCGGATGAATTGGTGGAAGTAAGCTCTGAAATTACCGGTATCAAAACGAATTTGGCAGACGCAGATTACATTGTACAGATGAATCTTGCTTTTCAATTGAATGATGCCAAAGCAAAAGAAGCTTTTGAAAAAATTAAGGACATCAGTATTAAGCCCATCGTTATTCAATTACTTGCAGACACCAAACCTGATGAGCTCAGAACGGCTAAAGGCCGGGATCAGTTCAGTGACAAACTGACGGATCTCATCAACAAGTCGCTCCCTGAAGGTCACCTGGGGAACGCCAAAATTACAGACTTTTTGCTGGCAGCCATTTGA
- a CDS encoding flagellar FlbD family protein, whose amino-acid sequence MIPLTRLNGSPMWLNALLIETVEETPDTYVTLVTGKRLIVLEKAADVVSLIKSYSREIGMHAATIKVQQMEEDE is encoded by the coding sequence ATGATCCCGTTAACGCGGCTGAACGGCTCGCCTATGTGGCTTAATGCGCTGCTCATTGAGACTGTGGAGGAAACACCGGATACATACGTCACTTTGGTGACGGGGAAACGGTTGATTGTATTGGAAAAAGCGGCAGATGTCGTCTCCTTGATCAAGAGTTACAGCCGTGAAATCGGCATGCATGCCGCCACGATAAAAGTGCAACAAATGGAGGAAGACGAATGA